One window from the genome of Leptidea sinapis chromosome 24, ilLepSina1.1, whole genome shotgun sequence encodes:
- the LOC126971671 gene encoding WW domain-binding protein 4 translates to MTEYWKSQARKYCEFCKCWFADNKVSISFHENGKRHKDSVKKHISQISKKSAKEFKVKEKLDDDIKKMEEAAMSAYLKDVQNNADLTSQSINDLLAKDGNSSKDIIISEKLSTTVNEPVWYEVKNDDGSTYYWNKQTNETTWEEPDKYLSIAEQGETKIKEEKKQKKLQKQKHKEVITEAKAHMARESMRELAVKKEKSPPPFRPSYGPEPRSSPFGKWQPVIKEEVKEIDLQLPKSSKPVIPPPVVMEPERVQFKEKKIESLGEGPVEFKKRKFNNSKRNIRQKVDDE, encoded by the exons TCTATTTCATTCCATGAAAATGGTAAACGACACAAGGATAGTGTTAAAAAACATATATCACAAATCAGTAAGAAGAGTGCAAAAGAATTTAAAGTTAAGGAGAAACTTGacgatgatattaaaaaaatggaagaagctgCCATGAGTGCTTATTTAAAAGATGTACAAAATAATGCTGATTTGACATCACAG aGTATTAATGATTTACTTGCCAAAGATGGCAACAGTAGCAAAGACATTATAATTTCCGAGAAACTTTCTACAACTGTAAACGAACCTGTTTGGTATGAAGTGAAAAATGATGATGGGAGCACATATTATTGGAACAAACAAACCAATG AAACAACCTGGGAAGAACCAGACAAATATTTATCAATAGCAGAACAAggggaaacaaaaataaaagaggAAAAGAAACAGAAGAAATTACA aaaacaaaaacataaagaaGTGATCACAGAGGCGAAAGCTCATATGGCAAGAGAAAGCATGCGTGAGTTAGCAGTAAAGAAAGAAAAGTCTCCACCACCGTTCAGACCTTCATATGGACCAGAACCAAGGAGTTCACCGTTTGGGAAGTGGCAACCTGTTATTAAGGA GGAAGTGAAAGAAATTGATCTACAACTACCCAAGTCCAGTAAACCAGTAATACCACCACCAGTTGTTATGGAACCTGAAAGAGTTCAgtttaaagaaaagaaaatagaGTCCCTGGGAGAGGGGCCTGTGGAGTTCAAAAAGAGAAAGTTCAATAATTCTAAACGAAACATTAGACAGAAAGTTGACgacgaataa